In the Nerophis ophidion isolate RoL-2023_Sa linkage group LG01, RoL_Noph_v1.0, whole genome shotgun sequence genome, one interval contains:
- the kmt5ab gene encoding lysine methyltransferase 5Ab isoform X1, with product MSMRNLGEDRKWKKHEERTDNKVENTPERKTTADDVKENLPAAYKKDCTRKAQSAFPSVHSPSKSRSPLSDTSSMLIPEGNESAANHADAASKVSKDIPNEIHSDVCKPKVGGAERDSHNYKTKEDIAHQPQQKESPAHSNMVPAEDRKVSAAKSRSRNPRRVKGKKTENNATQNRKVTEFFPIRRSHRKTKGELKNEEHKHIDDLIKNGVEEGMQVRVIEGKGRGVFATQGFAKGDFVVEYYGDLLELAEAKLREARYAQDPQTGCYMYYFQYNTKTYCVDATVETSRLGRLINHSKAGNCQTKLHAIDGVPHLILVASKDIQAKEELLYDYGDRSKASILAHPWLKH from the exons Atgagtatgagaaaccttggagaggaccgcaaat GGAAAAAACACGAGGAAAGGACGGACAACAAAGTTGAAAACACCCCTGAACGAAAGACCACTGCGGACGACGTAAAGGAAAACCTGCCCGCTGCTTACAAGAAG GATTGCACCAGAAAAGCACAATCTGCCTTCCCAAGTGTACACAGTCCCAGCAAGTCCAGATCGCCTCTGAGTGACACGTCAAGCATGTTGATTCCGGAAGGCAACGAATCAGCCGCCAATCATGCGGATGCTGCATCCAAAGTGAGCAAAG ACATCCCTAATGAGATACACTCCGATGTATGTAAACCCAAAGTGGGCGGGGCCGAGCGGGACAGTCACAATTACAAGACGAAAGAAGACATTGCACATCAACCCCAACAAAAGGAGTCGCCGGCGCACTCAAACATGGTGCCTGCAGAGGACCGCAAAGTGTCTGCGGCAAAATCCCGAAGTAGAAACCCTCGCAGAGTCAAAGGAAAAAA GACGGAGAATAATGCCACCCAAAACAGGAAGGTGACAGAATTCTTTCCCATCAGGAGAAGTCATAGAAAAACTAAAGGAGAGCTAAAG AACGAGGAGCACAAGCACATAGACGACCTCATAAAGAACGGCGTGGAGGAGGGAATGCAG GTGCGAGTGATCGAGGGCAAAGGTAGAGGGGTGTTTGCGACCCAGGGCTTCGCAAAGGGCGACTTTGTAGTAGAGTACTATGGTGACCTGCTGGAACTGGCCGAGGCCAAACTGCGAGAGGCCCGCTACGCCCAGGACCCTCAAACAGGCTGCTACATGTACTACTTCCAGTACAACACAAAAACATACTG CGTGGACGCCACGGTAGAGACCAGCCGCCTGGGGAGGCTGATCAACCACAGCAAGGCAGGCAACTGCCAGACCAAGCTGCACGCCATCGACGGCGTCCCCCACCTCATCCTGGTGGCATCCAAAGACATCCAGGCCAAAGAGGAGCTGCTGTACGATTATGGCGACCGCAGCAAAGCGTCCATCTTGGCTCACCCATGGCTCAAGCACTGA
- the kmt5ab gene encoding lysine methyltransferase 5Ab isoform X2 → MAKGKKHEERTDNKVENTPERKTTADDVKENLPAAYKKDCTRKAQSAFPSVHSPSKSRSPLSDTSSMLIPEGNESAANHADAASKVSKDIPNEIHSDVCKPKVGGAERDSHNYKTKEDIAHQPQQKESPAHSNMVPAEDRKVSAAKSRSRNPRRVKGKKTENNATQNRKVTEFFPIRRSHRKTKGELKNEEHKHIDDLIKNGVEEGMQVRVIEGKGRGVFATQGFAKGDFVVEYYGDLLELAEAKLREARYAQDPQTGCYMYYFQYNTKTYCVDATVETSRLGRLINHSKAGNCQTKLHAIDGVPHLILVASKDIQAKEELLYDYGDRSKASILAHPWLKH, encoded by the exons ATGGCAAAAG GGAAAAAACACGAGGAAAGGACGGACAACAAAGTTGAAAACACCCCTGAACGAAAGACCACTGCGGACGACGTAAAGGAAAACCTGCCCGCTGCTTACAAGAAG GATTGCACCAGAAAAGCACAATCTGCCTTCCCAAGTGTACACAGTCCCAGCAAGTCCAGATCGCCTCTGAGTGACACGTCAAGCATGTTGATTCCGGAAGGCAACGAATCAGCCGCCAATCATGCGGATGCTGCATCCAAAGTGAGCAAAG ACATCCCTAATGAGATACACTCCGATGTATGTAAACCCAAAGTGGGCGGGGCCGAGCGGGACAGTCACAATTACAAGACGAAAGAAGACATTGCACATCAACCCCAACAAAAGGAGTCGCCGGCGCACTCAAACATGGTGCCTGCAGAGGACCGCAAAGTGTCTGCGGCAAAATCCCGAAGTAGAAACCCTCGCAGAGTCAAAGGAAAAAA GACGGAGAATAATGCCACCCAAAACAGGAAGGTGACAGAATTCTTTCCCATCAGGAGAAGTCATAGAAAAACTAAAGGAGAGCTAAAG AACGAGGAGCACAAGCACATAGACGACCTCATAAAGAACGGCGTGGAGGAGGGAATGCAG GTGCGAGTGATCGAGGGCAAAGGTAGAGGGGTGTTTGCGACCCAGGGCTTCGCAAAGGGCGACTTTGTAGTAGAGTACTATGGTGACCTGCTGGAACTGGCCGAGGCCAAACTGCGAGAGGCCCGCTACGCCCAGGACCCTCAAACAGGCTGCTACATGTACTACTTCCAGTACAACACAAAAACATACTG CGTGGACGCCACGGTAGAGACCAGCCGCCTGGGGAGGCTGATCAACCACAGCAAGGCAGGCAACTGCCAGACCAAGCTGCACGCCATCGACGGCGTCCCCCACCTCATCCTGGTGGCATCCAAAGACATCCAGGCCAAAGAGGAGCTGCTGTACGATTATGGCGACCGCAGCAAAGCGTCCATCTTGGCTCACCCATGGCTCAAGCACTGA
- the kmt5ab gene encoding lysine methyltransferase 5Ab isoform X3: MSMRNLGEDRKWKKHEERTDNKVENTPERKTTADDVKENLPAAYKKDCTRKAQSAFPSVHSPSKSRSPLSDTSSMLIPEGNESAANHADAASKVSKDIPNEIHSDVCKPKVGGAERDSHNYKTKEDIAHQPQQKESPAHSNMVPAEDRKVSAAKSRSRNPRRVKGKKTENNATQNRKVTEFFPIRRSHRKTKGELKVRVIEGKGRGVFATQGFAKGDFVVEYYGDLLELAEAKLREARYAQDPQTGCYMYYFQYNTKTYCVDATVETSRLGRLINHSKAGNCQTKLHAIDGVPHLILVASKDIQAKEELLYDYGDRSKASILAHPWLKH; this comes from the exons Atgagtatgagaaaccttggagaggaccgcaaat GGAAAAAACACGAGGAAAGGACGGACAACAAAGTTGAAAACACCCCTGAACGAAAGACCACTGCGGACGACGTAAAGGAAAACCTGCCCGCTGCTTACAAGAAG GATTGCACCAGAAAAGCACAATCTGCCTTCCCAAGTGTACACAGTCCCAGCAAGTCCAGATCGCCTCTGAGTGACACGTCAAGCATGTTGATTCCGGAAGGCAACGAATCAGCCGCCAATCATGCGGATGCTGCATCCAAAGTGAGCAAAG ACATCCCTAATGAGATACACTCCGATGTATGTAAACCCAAAGTGGGCGGGGCCGAGCGGGACAGTCACAATTACAAGACGAAAGAAGACATTGCACATCAACCCCAACAAAAGGAGTCGCCGGCGCACTCAAACATGGTGCCTGCAGAGGACCGCAAAGTGTCTGCGGCAAAATCCCGAAGTAGAAACCCTCGCAGAGTCAAAGGAAAAAA GACGGAGAATAATGCCACCCAAAACAGGAAGGTGACAGAATTCTTTCCCATCAGGAGAAGTCATAGAAAAACTAAAGGAGAGCTAAAG GTGCGAGTGATCGAGGGCAAAGGTAGAGGGGTGTTTGCGACCCAGGGCTTCGCAAAGGGCGACTTTGTAGTAGAGTACTATGGTGACCTGCTGGAACTGGCCGAGGCCAAACTGCGAGAGGCCCGCTACGCCCAGGACCCTCAAACAGGCTGCTACATGTACTACTTCCAGTACAACACAAAAACATACTG CGTGGACGCCACGGTAGAGACCAGCCGCCTGGGGAGGCTGATCAACCACAGCAAGGCAGGCAACTGCCAGACCAAGCTGCACGCCATCGACGGCGTCCCCCACCTCATCCTGGTGGCATCCAAAGACATCCAGGCCAAAGAGGAGCTGCTGTACGATTATGGCGACCGCAGCAAAGCGTCCATCTTGGCTCACCCATGGCTCAAGCACTGA
- the LOC133554185 gene encoding mitochondrial translation release factor in rescue-like gives MSRLSPFLCYVYNSLLSRAMWRKSCVGLPSLPPAGLPWLLVAGKKELIIDLPVLDESELEEQFVRGSGPGGQATNKTSNCVVLKHIPSGLVVKCHQTRSVDINRKRAREIMQEKLDVFHKGAQSKILVKKKESEVKKQEKRRKANENLWRKRLFKAALVADAKPGSDTV, from the exons ATGTCGCGACTTTCCCCGTTTTTGTGCTACGTGTACAACAGTTTACTGAGTCGAGCCATGTGGCGGAAGAGTTGTGTCGGGCTCCCCTCCTTGCCTCCGGCCGGGCTCCCATGGCTGTTGGTCGCCGGCAAGAAGGAGCTGATTATCGACCTCCCCGTCTTGGACGAAAGCGAGCTGGAGGAGCAGTTTGTCCGGGGATCTGGACCCGGTGGTCAGGCCACTAACAAAACCAGCAACTGCGTCGTGCTCAAACACATCCCTTCTGGGCTTGTGGTCAAG TGCCATCAAACCAGATCAGTGGATATCAATCGAAAGCGAGCCCGGGAGATCATGCAAGAGAAACTGGATGTTTTTCACAAAGGAGCGCAAAGCAAAATCCTTGTGAAGAAGAAAGAGTCTGaagtaaaaaaacaagaaaaacggAGGAAAGCCAATGAGAACCTGTGGAGAAAAAGACTGTTTAAAGCAGCCCTAGTTGCTGACGCCAAGCCTGGGAGCGACACtgtttaa